In Nitrobacteraceae bacterium AZCC 1564, the following proteins share a genomic window:
- a CDS encoding crotonobetainyl-CoA:carnitine CoA-transferase CaiB-like acyl-CoA transferase (product_source=COG1804; cath_funfam=3.40.50.10540; cog=COG1804; pfam=PF02515; superfamily=89796): MSGPLKGVRVLDLTGVVSGPFATMFLADQGADVLKIEPIGGDITRRSRAPIDKAGEFSALFISSNRGKRSLSVDMKTDAGREVLTKLVAQSDVLVQNFRPGTMERLGLGAEELRKKHPRLIYVSISGVGDSGPYVKKRVYDPIVQGLSGFADIQSQPITNRPQMIRTIVADKTTAVFTAQAVAAALYAREKTGQGDHIQVAMLDTMISYLWPEGMMQYTVVGAEETTMDPNDRPDLVFKTLDGYITAGTISDSEWQGFCKATGDPELAKDERFATPGGRFIYAKARINKMQEYIGLRTTAEWLERLDANDVPCAPILRRGEIIHNEQVIARGLIQEFDQPSVGRVRQPKPAARFEVNEVVIGGPAPRVGEHTRAVLEELGYSATAIDKMVADKAVRVMK, encoded by the coding sequence ATGTCAGGCCCACTCAAAGGCGTTCGCGTGCTGGATCTGACCGGAGTTGTGTCGGGGCCGTTTGCGACAATGTTTCTCGCCGATCAAGGCGCGGATGTGCTGAAGATCGAGCCGATCGGCGGTGATATTACCCGCCGCAGCCGCGCTCCCATCGACAAGGCCGGTGAGTTCTCGGCTCTGTTCATCTCCTCCAACCGCGGCAAGCGCTCTCTGTCGGTCGACATGAAGACCGATGCCGGGCGAGAGGTTCTCACCAAGCTGGTCGCGCAGAGCGATGTTCTGGTGCAGAACTTCAGGCCTGGGACCATGGAGCGCCTCGGGCTCGGTGCAGAAGAGCTGCGCAAGAAGCATCCGCGTCTGATTTATGTTTCGATCAGCGGCGTCGGTGACAGCGGGCCTTACGTCAAGAAGCGCGTCTACGATCCAATCGTGCAGGGCCTGTCAGGCTTCGCCGATATCCAGTCCCAGCCGATCACCAACCGGCCGCAGATGATCCGCACCATCGTTGCCGACAAGACCACTGCGGTGTTCACCGCGCAGGCGGTCGCCGCGGCGCTGTATGCCCGCGAGAAGACGGGGCAGGGCGACCACATTCAGGTCGCGATGCTCGATACGATGATCTCGTATCTGTGGCCCGAGGGCATGATGCAGTACACCGTGGTCGGCGCTGAAGAGACCACCATGGATCCGAATGATCGGCCAGATCTCGTGTTCAAGACCCTGGACGGCTATATCACGGCCGGAACGATCTCGGATTCAGAGTGGCAGGGATTCTGTAAGGCCACCGGCGATCCGGAATTGGCCAAGGACGAGCGCTTCGCGACACCGGGCGGCCGCTTCATCTATGCGAAGGCGCGCATCAACAAGATGCAGGAATACATCGGCTTGCGTACCACCGCGGAATGGCTGGAGCGGCTCGACGCTAATGACGTGCCATGTGCGCCGATTCTCCGCCGCGGCGAGATCATCCACAATGAGCAGGTGATAGCCCGCGGTCTCATTCAGGAATTCGATCAGCCGTCGGTTGGACGCGTGCGGCAGCCGAAGCCTGCGGCGCGCTTCGAGGTCAATGAAGTGGTGATCGGTGGTCCGGCGCCTCGCGTGGGCGAGCATACCCGCGCGGTGCTGGAAGAGTTGGGTTACAGCGCTACCGCGATCGACAAGATGGTGGCGGACAAGGCGGTCCGGGTAATGAAGTAA
- a CDS encoding glutathione S-transferase (product_source=KO:K00799; cath_funfam=1.20.1050.10,3.40.30.10; cog=COG0625; ko=KO:K00799; pfam=PF02798,PF13410; superfamily=47616,52833), producing MDAAPKLTLWGVGTSRTIRPHWALQELGLKYDTQAIGPRTGETKTNEYTKLNPRQKIPLLQDGDFCIGESAAIVAYLSRTYSTPDKSLIPEAQREYAAWLEWCFFIVTELDSTSLYVMRRHSANALGPIYGIAPDVVAKAGEYFREQLRHVEVALSDGRTFLMGDRFTSADILLTTCLEWAIAYGVGICDNAHPYLERIKTRPAYQQGSAANVRPKPGEPVYRPA from the coding sequence ATGGACGCGGCCCCGAAACTAACCCTTTGGGGTGTCGGGACCAGTCGCACAATACGGCCACATTGGGCACTGCAGGAATTGGGATTGAAGTACGATACCCAGGCCATTGGTCCCCGCACTGGCGAAACGAAGACGAACGAATACACCAAGCTCAATCCTCGACAGAAAATCCCGCTTCTTCAGGACGGTGATTTCTGCATCGGGGAAAGCGCGGCGATCGTTGCCTACCTCTCCCGGACGTATTCCACGCCCGACAAGTCGCTGATTCCGGAGGCGCAGCGGGAGTATGCCGCGTGGCTGGAGTGGTGTTTCTTCATCGTCACGGAACTGGATTCGACCAGTCTCTATGTAATGCGGCGGCACAGCGCTAACGCGCTCGGGCCGATCTACGGCATCGCGCCGGACGTCGTTGCGAAAGCCGGCGAGTATTTCCGCGAGCAGTTGCGCCATGTCGAAGTCGCATTGTCAGACGGACGGACCTTCCTGATGGGCGATCGCTTCACGAGTGCAGACATCCTGCTGACCACGTGTCTCGAATGGGCCATCGCATACGGCGTCGGCATTTGCGACAACGCGCATCCCTACCTTGAGCGCATCAAGACTCGGCCGGCCTATCAGCAGGGCAGTGCAGCCAACGTTCGACCGAAGCCGGGCGAACCCGTTTATCGCCCCGCGTAA
- a CDS encoding NAD(P)-dependent dehydrogenase (short-subunit alcohol dehydrogenase family) (product_source=COG1028; cath_funfam=3.40.50.720; cog=COG1028; pfam=PF00106; superfamily=51735) produces the protein MARNGSVALLVGAGDAIGAAVAQRFARGGYKVCIARRDAAKSQKIVDELKAEGCDVRAFSVDARQESDVQALFARIEKEVGPIEVCLYNAGSNVNKPLLETTEKLFFKAWELACYGGFLVGREAARYMLERGRGTVLFTGATASVRGGVGFAAFASAKFGLRAVAQAMARELGPKNIHVVHLLIDSAVDSEAIHQRFKAQKGIDVSDIPPDSLAKTSSIAEAYWFAHQQTRDGWTHELDLRPSVEKW, from the coding sequence TTGGCTCGGAATGGCAGCGTAGCTTTGCTCGTGGGTGCGGGGGATGCCATTGGCGCAGCGGTTGCCCAGCGTTTCGCGAGGGGCGGCTATAAAGTCTGCATTGCACGCCGCGACGCTGCAAAATCACAAAAGATTGTCGACGAGCTGAAAGCGGAAGGATGCGACGTTCGCGCCTTCAGCGTCGACGCACGGCAGGAATCAGACGTGCAGGCATTGTTCGCGCGCATTGAAAAGGAAGTCGGCCCGATCGAAGTCTGCCTTTACAATGCGGGTTCGAACGTCAACAAGCCACTGCTGGAAACGACAGAGAAGTTGTTCTTCAAGGCCTGGGAGCTCGCCTGTTACGGCGGCTTCTTGGTCGGCCGCGAAGCCGCACGCTACATGTTGGAACGTGGCCGCGGCACGGTTCTCTTCACAGGCGCCACCGCGAGCGTGCGCGGCGGCGTGGGATTCGCAGCGTTTGCGTCGGCAAAATTCGGTCTGCGCGCGGTTGCTCAGGCGATGGCCCGCGAACTCGGCCCCAAGAACATTCACGTGGTTCACCTGCTGATCGACTCCGCGGTGGACAGCGAAGCCATTCATCAGCGCTTCAAGGCCCAAAAAGGCATCGACGTGAGCGACATCCCGCCGGATAGCCTCGCAAAGACGTCATCCATCGCCGAAGCCTACTGGTTTGCCCATCAACAGACCCGGGACGGCTGGACCCACGAGCTGGATCTTCGCCCCTCCGTGGAGAAATGGTGA
- a CDS encoding acyl-CoA synthetase (AMP-forming)/AMP-acid ligase II (product_source=COG0318; cath_funfam=3.30.300.30; cog=COG0318; superfamily=56801), with amino-acid sequence MFVCGGPCSTPIRRWLSPPFVSRSIDGNEEVVAFVLLLKGASVTPSELMSYAGGRLTFYKRASQIIVLDARPDNSTGKILKHKRAESVNGA; translated from the coding sequence ATGTTTGTTTGTGGAGGGCCGTGCTCAACTCCCATCCGGCGGTGGTTAAGTCCGCCGTTTGTCAGCCGCTCCATTGATGGCAACGAAGAAGTTGTCGCCTTTGTGCTATTGCTGAAGGGGGCGTCCGTCACGCCCTCGGAGTTGATGAGCTACGCGGGCGGACGGCTCACGTTCTACAAGCGCGCCTCACAGATCATCGTGCTTGACGCGCGGCCGGACAACTCCACCGGGAAAATTCTCAAACACAAGCGGGCGGAGTCGGTGAACGGCGCCTGA
- a CDS encoding Asp-tRNA(Asn)/Glu-tRNA(Gln) amidotransferase A subunit family amidase (product_source=COG0154; cath_funfam=3.90.1300.10; cog=COG0154; pfam=PF01425; superfamily=75304), producing MNTAQTRRGLLDTFRMVQAGSAKPQDLINESHARAAALEPELQAFSYLPSAPPMASSGNGPLAGIAVGAKDLVDTADMPTTYGSPVYADHQPGEDAWIVTRLKNLSATILGKTVTTEFAWRHPGPTRNPWNRNHTPGGSSSGSAASIASGSVQLALGTQTLGSILRPAAFCGIVGLKPSFGTISLKGVRALSQSLDHLGVFARSVDDVGYALSLLTGGPGAARHAPFQVSPDGITPFSAPRIAWLRPAASPALEESQSALLAAAAKRFTEAGAIVESFPLPAEFGALPEIAATLYGAEGAANFSDLVARFPDKTSDRLKALVEGGQTISATSYIAARDAQLALRAAFTTAIAGFDAVLTTAATGEAPEGLSQTGDPGLCVPWTTLGVPAIALPAGIGPRGLPLGIQLIAPFGENLKLLRVAKWCEAALAFKATI from the coding sequence ATGAACACTGCCCAGACCCGTCGAGGGCTTCTCGACACCTTCCGTATGGTTCAGGCCGGCTCGGCGAAACCGCAAGATTTGATCAACGAGAGTCATGCGCGAGCCGCAGCGCTTGAGCCCGAGCTTCAGGCCTTCTCATACCTTCCGTCTGCACCACCAATGGCTTCTTCTGGAAATGGCCCACTGGCCGGCATCGCCGTCGGCGCAAAGGACCTCGTCGATACGGCCGACATGCCGACCACTTACGGTTCGCCAGTCTATGCCGATCATCAGCCGGGCGAGGATGCCTGGATCGTTACTCGCCTTAAAAATCTTTCCGCCACCATCCTTGGCAAGACGGTGACTACCGAATTCGCCTGGCGTCATCCCGGTCCCACACGCAATCCATGGAACCGCAACCACACGCCGGGCGGATCGTCCTCGGGCTCGGCTGCATCGATCGCGAGCGGGTCGGTCCAGCTCGCGCTTGGCACCCAGACGCTCGGCTCAATTCTTCGACCGGCAGCGTTCTGCGGAATCGTAGGCTTGAAGCCGAGCTTCGGCACCATCAGCCTGAAAGGCGTGCGCGCCCTTTCGCAATCTCTCGACCATCTAGGCGTCTTTGCGCGCAGCGTCGACGACGTCGGCTACGCTTTGTCGTTGCTGACGGGCGGTCCTGGTGCTGCACGCCACGCGCCATTTCAAGTTTCTCCTGACGGGATTACGCCCTTCTCGGCTCCGCGCATCGCGTGGCTGCGGCCTGCCGCATCGCCAGCCTTGGAGGAAAGCCAAAGCGCGCTGCTTGCGGCCGCTGCCAAACGCTTCACCGAAGCGGGCGCGATCGTGGAATCGTTCCCGCTGCCCGCGGAATTCGGTGCACTACCGGAGATCGCAGCCACGCTCTACGGCGCGGAAGGTGCAGCAAACTTCAGTGATCTTGTCGCAAGATTCCCGGACAAGACGAGTGACCGCCTGAAAGCACTTGTCGAGGGCGGACAAACCATTTCCGCGACAAGCTACATCGCGGCACGCGATGCTCAGCTTGCGCTGCGCGCGGCATTTACCACCGCGATAGCCGGCTTTGATGCGGTGCTGACGACGGCGGCGACTGGCGAAGCACCTGAAGGCCTGTCACAGACCGGCGATCCTGGCTTGTGCGTGCCATGGACAACGCTTGGTGTTCCAGCCATTGCCCTTCCCGCCGGCATCGGTCCGCGTGGATTGCCCTTAGGCATTCAGCTCATCGCGCCGTTTGGCGAGAACTTGAAACTGCTCAGGGTCGCGAAATGGTGCGAAGCGGCGCTGGCCTTCAAGGCAACGATCTGA
- a CDS encoding NitT/TauT family transport system substrate-binding protein (product_source=KO:K02051; cath_funfam=3.40.190.10; cleavage_site_network=SignalP-noTM; cog=COG0715; ko=KO:K02051; pfam=PF09084; superfamily=53850), which produces MKRLISKLGALSLGLALTAAAVVPASAEMRKATISQAFQSLLYLPLYVGMDEGFFEKQGLDLTKESAGSGSVALSAVISKSAQFSLHGPEWTAIAASKGAAVNTIANVVNGAAVWIAATPDFKFTSVKDLKGEKIVTGTMPTTSTSLFIKLLKENGMDANKDVQMIQVPLGTEPGPFAAGQAKVAVMYEPGLDQVVAKGMKVVVGFPQLYGAYAFSTISARVDVDPDLAQRLTNGLEMAVRFMHKNTARTVEIAQKQFPTLEPAVVEAAVKRMLADNVYPTSVDITPDALKLALETQIALGNLSAQPDYKSFVPRTYMEKAMATVTN; this is translated from the coding sequence ATGAAACGACTGATTTCAAAGCTCGGCGCGCTTTCGCTCGGCCTCGCCCTCACCGCTGCAGCCGTAGTCCCCGCATCTGCTGAAATGCGGAAAGCTACCATCTCCCAAGCCTTCCAGTCGCTGCTCTACCTGCCTCTTTATGTGGGCATGGACGAAGGCTTCTTTGAAAAGCAGGGCCTCGACCTGACAAAGGAAAGCGCAGGCTCCGGCAGCGTCGCGCTCTCGGCTGTTATTTCCAAGAGCGCGCAATTCTCGCTCCATGGGCCCGAGTGGACAGCAATCGCGGCGTCGAAGGGAGCCGCCGTCAACACGATCGCCAATGTTGTCAACGGCGCTGCCGTCTGGATTGCCGCGACGCCGGATTTCAAGTTCACCAGTGTCAAGGATCTTAAAGGCGAGAAAATCGTCACCGGGACGATGCCAACCACCAGCACCTCGTTGTTCATCAAGCTGCTGAAGGAAAACGGCATGGACGCCAACAAGGACGTCCAGATGATCCAGGTGCCGCTCGGCACAGAGCCGGGCCCCTTCGCCGCCGGACAAGCGAAAGTCGCGGTAATGTATGAACCAGGTCTCGATCAGGTGGTCGCGAAGGGCATGAAGGTTGTCGTCGGCTTCCCACAGCTATATGGCGCATACGCCTTCTCGACCATCAGCGCTCGCGTCGACGTCGATCCCGATCTCGCCCAGCGCCTGACCAATGGGCTCGAAATGGCGGTCCGCTTCATGCACAAGAACACCGCTCGCACAGTAGAGATCGCGCAAAAACAATTCCCGACACTTGAGCCCGCCGTGGTGGAAGCCGCGGTGAAGCGCATGCTCGCCGATAACGTTTACCCGACCAGCGTCGACATCACGCCGGATGCGCTCAAGCTCGCCCTCGAAACGCAAATCGCGCTTGGCAACCTATCAGCGCAGCCGGACTACAAGAGCTTCGTGCCTCGCACCTACATGGAAAAGGCAATGGCAACAGTGACGAACTGA
- a CDS encoding NitT/TauT family transport system permease protein (product_source=KO:K02050; cath_funfam=1.10.3720.10; cog=COG0600; ko=KO:K02050; pfam=PF00528; superfamily=161098; transmembrane_helix_parts=Inside_1_28,TMhelix_29_51,Outside_52_60,TMhelix_61_83,Inside_84_89,TMhelix_90_112,Outside_113_121,TMhelix_122_144,Inside_145_150,TMhelix_151_170,Outside_171_202,TMhelix_203_225,Inside_226_245,TMhelix_246_265,Outside_266_286) — MTEMAQTAKPATTTTSRPRQIKRSNVFDSMIGRSVLQILAVVSFFLLWEGAVKMGWLSAFLVGQPSGVLHNLVASIANGSLFADTGYTVFEAILGFAFGTVIGSVIGLALWYSVFVARLVEPFIAAINSVPKIALAPIIILWFGTGLLSKVALAISLTSIVALITAYQSAKDSDKDLQALLFSMGASKHHIFKRVIVPSTLPAIIATFRINIGFALVGAVVGEFISSQHGLGHVIYVASSLYDLNTVWAGLFTLMLVGFAFYHMVEITERHLLPWKQQQGGGQINV; from the coding sequence ATGACCGAGATGGCGCAAACCGCAAAACCCGCAACAACTACAACGTCACGTCCCCGCCAGATCAAACGCAGCAACGTGTTCGATTCCATGATCGGGCGCAGCGTGCTTCAGATCCTGGCCGTCGTCAGCTTCTTCTTGTTATGGGAAGGCGCCGTGAAGATGGGCTGGCTCTCCGCTTTTCTTGTGGGACAGCCCAGTGGGGTCCTGCATAATCTCGTGGCTTCGATCGCGAACGGATCGCTCTTTGCTGATACCGGCTACACCGTCTTTGAAGCTATTCTTGGCTTTGCTTTTGGCACTGTGATCGGTTCGGTGATCGGCCTCGCCTTGTGGTATTCGGTGTTCGTGGCACGGCTGGTCGAGCCGTTCATCGCTGCCATCAACTCCGTCCCGAAGATTGCACTCGCGCCGATCATTATCCTCTGGTTCGGCACCGGACTTCTGTCGAAGGTGGCGCTGGCCATCTCCCTGACGTCGATCGTCGCGCTCATCACGGCCTATCAGTCCGCCAAGGATTCAGACAAGGATCTGCAGGCCCTTCTATTCTCGATGGGCGCTTCAAAGCACCACATCTTCAAGCGCGTGATCGTTCCCTCGACACTTCCAGCGATCATCGCCACCTTCCGCATCAATATCGGCTTCGCGTTGGTCGGCGCCGTCGTCGGCGAGTTCATTTCATCCCAGCACGGGCTCGGCCACGTCATCTACGTGGCCTCCAGTCTCTATGATCTCAACACGGTCTGGGCCGGCCTCTTCACGCTCATGCTCGTGGGCTTCGCCTTCTACCACATGGTCGAAATCACCGAACGCCATTTGCTTCCCTGGAAGCAGCAGCAGGGCGGCGGCCAGATCAACGTCTGA
- a CDS encoding NitT/TauT family transport system ATP-binding protein (product_source=KO:K02049; cath_funfam=3.40.50.300; cog=COG1116; ko=KO:K02049; pfam=PF00005; smart=SM00382; superfamily=52540), which yields MSSPQVQLRLNGIRKSFSGKQGQTQVLDGLTFDIHERDFVSIIGPSGCGKTTVFNIIAGLVDPDEGTLLYRGQEVDSLRGRVGYMMQKDLLFPWRTVLDNVLLGLETKGIDPKLALDTAREYISTFGLSGFENAYPKMLSGGMRQRAALIRTLVLDPDILLLDEPFSALDYQTRLYLEGVLMEAVETFHKTVVLVTHDIDEAVALSKRVVVLSQRPARVKAVHDIALNEHSPIAARSDPRFSEYFHTLCAELDIQTRKSA from the coding sequence ATGTCATCACCTCAGGTACAACTTCGGCTCAATGGCATTCGCAAGAGCTTTTCCGGGAAGCAGGGACAAACTCAGGTTCTCGATGGCCTGACATTCGACATTCACGAACGAGACTTCGTCAGCATCATCGGGCCAAGCGGCTGCGGTAAAACCACCGTCTTTAACATCATTGCAGGTCTCGTCGATCCCGATGAGGGCACCCTGCTCTACCGCGGACAGGAAGTCGATAGCCTGCGGGGCCGCGTCGGTTACATGATGCAGAAGGATCTGCTCTTTCCATGGCGTACCGTGCTGGACAATGTTCTGCTCGGCCTCGAAACCAAGGGCATTGATCCAAAGCTCGCACTGGACACCGCGCGAGAATACATCAGCACGTTCGGTCTTTCCGGCTTCGAGAACGCTTATCCGAAAATGCTGTCCGGCGGCATGCGGCAGCGTGCGGCGCTCATCCGCACATTGGTGCTCGACCCCGACATTCTGCTGCTCGATGAGCCCTTCTCAGCGCTCGACTACCAGACGCGTCTCTATCTCGAAGGTGTCCTGATGGAAGCCGTCGAGACTTTTCACAAGACCGTCGTTCTCGTCACCCACGACATCGACGAAGCGGTGGCCTTGTCCAAGCGCGTCGTCGTTCTCAGTCAGCGCCCTGCTCGCGTGAAGGCCGTTCACGACATCGCCCTCAACGAACATTCGCCGATCGCCGCTCGCAGCGATCCGCGCTTCTCTGAATACTTCCATACCCTGTGTGCCGAACTCGACATTCAAACCAGGAAGAGCGCATGA
- a CDS encoding hypothetical protein (product_source=Hypo-rule applied; cath_funfam=2.70.70.10; pfam=PF01551; superfamily=54680): MMWRGLRRLSVHLIVIGSILSSRLAAAEELIQFEMPAACELGRTCYIQNYVDVDPAPSAKDYRCGTLSYDDHNGTDFRLPSMKVQRAGVDVIAAAAGRVARVRDGIPDGVFLKSGRDAVKGMECGNGVVVEHPGRWETQYCHMAKGSIRVKPGDDVRVGQPLGQIGLSGLTEYPHLHFTVRHERKLVDPFAYGAPDNSCSGGKSLWDPLLRDQLTYREREVLNAGFSTGAVTMEAIESGDAEQEESSREAPALVAFVRAIGLKAGDIQKLALRSPSGQVIAENRAAALETNKAQFMLFAGRKRPSNGWDAGVYRAKYIVERDGQIVLEKDVAHTVP; this comes from the coding sequence ATGATGTGGCGTGGTTTGAGGCGTCTTTCAGTCCATCTCATCGTTATCGGCTCGATATTGAGCTCACGCCTCGCAGCCGCCGAGGAGCTCATCCAATTTGAGATGCCAGCCGCGTGTGAGCTCGGCCGCACCTGCTATATCCAGAATTATGTCGATGTTGATCCTGCGCCTTCAGCGAAGGATTATCGGTGTGGCACGCTGAGCTACGATGATCATAACGGCACTGATTTCCGATTGCCGTCGATGAAGGTCCAGCGAGCAGGCGTCGACGTCATTGCCGCCGCCGCGGGGAGGGTCGCGCGCGTCAGGGATGGCATTCCGGATGGCGTGTTTCTTAAATCGGGACGCGACGCGGTCAAGGGCATGGAGTGTGGCAACGGCGTCGTGGTTGAACATCCCGGCCGGTGGGAGACGCAATATTGTCACATGGCTAAAGGGAGTATCCGCGTCAAACCCGGAGATGATGTCCGCGTCGGACAGCCGCTTGGCCAGATCGGTCTTTCGGGATTGACCGAATATCCTCATCTTCATTTTACCGTGAGGCATGAGCGTAAGCTTGTTGACCCGTTTGCGTATGGCGCTCCAGACAATTCATGTAGCGGCGGCAAATCCCTTTGGGATCCGTTGCTTCGGGATCAACTCACCTATCGGGAAAGAGAGGTCCTGAATGCCGGCTTCTCGACTGGTGCCGTGACGATGGAGGCGATCGAAAGCGGTGACGCGGAACAGGAAGAGTCTTCCCGAGAAGCGCCTGCGTTGGTTGCTTTTGTCCGGGCGATTGGCCTGAAGGCGGGCGATATTCAGAAACTCGCGTTGCGAAGTCCATCGGGGCAGGTCATTGCGGAAAATCGCGCGGCAGCTCTTGAGACAAACAAGGCTCAATTCATGCTCTTTGCCGGACGCAAGCGGCCGTCAAATGGATGGGATGCCGGTGTTTATCGCGCAAAATATATCGTCGAACGCGATGGCCAAATTGTCCTCGAAAAGGACGTGGCTCATACGGTTCCGTAA
- a CDS encoding DNA-binding NarL/FixJ family response regulator (product_source=COG2197; cath_funfam=1.10.10.10; cog=COG2197; pfam=PF00196; smart=SM00421; superfamily=46894,52172) — protein MSITGHSNPFRGKRRTPDKLSETFSQNVLARSTQSAGDANQFSAQQSALKQSLPPKIQHQLMRARDSDTKAQHTHITIPEIPKAQDSNRANGHSHPSETVKRPAIVVIHPRAFFRDCFVRCLEISYQSHEVFAFENISVWKEARDQDALEPSIVVFFAESNSPSSSIDLQCLETAAAGIPIVIMSDSDDATYVTRALKGGARGYIPTSLPFNVAVEAVRLVEAGGTFVPVSSLDLNRDKLGTAAKANDLLTQRQLMVVEALCQGMANKQIAYELSMSEHTVKVHLRHIMRKLNARNRTEVAVLTKDFF, from the coding sequence ATGAGTATCACGGGCCACTCGAATCCTTTTCGCGGCAAGCGGCGAACTCCCGACAAGCTGTCTGAGACATTCTCTCAAAACGTGCTCGCCCGATCCACTCAATCCGCAGGCGACGCAAATCAGTTTTCAGCGCAGCAATCCGCGTTAAAGCAATCACTGCCACCGAAAATTCAACATCAACTGATGCGAGCTCGCGATAGCGACACTAAAGCTCAGCACACGCACATCACGATTCCAGAGATACCAAAGGCTCAAGACTCAAACCGCGCCAATGGCCACTCACACCCATCCGAGACTGTCAAAAGACCGGCAATCGTGGTGATTCATCCGCGCGCCTTCTTCCGCGATTGTTTTGTCCGCTGCCTCGAAATTTCGTACCAGAGCCACGAGGTTTTCGCATTCGAGAATATCTCAGTTTGGAAAGAGGCCAGAGACCAGGATGCCCTCGAACCATCGATCGTTGTCTTTTTCGCGGAGAGTAACAGCCCGTCCAGTAGCATCGATCTTCAATGTCTCGAGACAGCAGCGGCCGGCATTCCCATTGTGATTATGTCCGACAGCGACGACGCGACCTATGTCACCCGTGCGCTTAAGGGCGGAGCACGCGGCTACATCCCGACAAGTTTGCCGTTCAATGTCGCTGTGGAGGCTGTGCGGCTCGTTGAAGCAGGCGGCACTTTTGTGCCGGTCAGCAGTCTTGATCTCAATCGCGACAAGCTTGGAACGGCGGCGAAAGCAAATGATCTTCTGACTCAGCGTCAACTAATGGTCGTCGAAGCGCTTTGTCAGGGAATGGCCAACAAGCAGATCGCGTACGAACTCAGCATGAGCGAGCATACTGTGAAGGTGCATCTGCGCCACATCATGCGAAAGCTCAACGCCAGAAACAGAACGGAAGTCGCAGTTCTGACCAAGGATTTTTTCTAA